A window of Seriola aureovittata isolate HTS-2021-v1 ecotype China chromosome 17, ASM2101889v1, whole genome shotgun sequence genomic DNA:
GTTGAGGTAGGACTTGTCTTCACCTTCATCTTTTGTGCTGGAGTTAAGGAAaccaaattagattttttttttttaatttcagagagaaagtttAGCATGataaatagtgaaaataacGAAGCCTTCCACAAAACTCTTAGTGGTTTACCCacaattataatatattttttttttctaaattcaaataataagaaattgtttcatgttgtttgcttgttgccgcttttattttgaaaaatttaatttaaacttaaTTCCACAAGAGGGCACCAATGCGCCATATATGATTCCGAGGAGCGCCTCATTTgttcagtagaagaagaagttcaCCTCGCGGGATCAGGGCAGTGGGAAGCGCCGCGGACTTATCTTCGTTGGAAACAGTTTCTTATTTCGTGATTGTGCGGGCTTCAAGTATCTTACAGACAACGTGTTTCGAGTAAAACTACACCAGTCTGTGTGTGGATTTCTACAGGCAGGTGGTAAAGCAGTCAAGATATAAACTGTTTCGAGGAAGGCTGCCAGGCTTTTAGGTTAATCACCATGAGTTACGGTAGGCCTCCGCCGGACGTCGACGGCATGACTTCCCTAAAAGTGGACAATCTCACCTACCGAACATCGCCCGAAACCCTCAGACGTGTATTCGAGAAGTATGGCCGGGTAGGGGACGTCTACATTCCCCGAGACCGCTACACCAAAGAAAGCCGGGGGTTCGCTTTTGTTCGGTTCCACGATAAACGGGACGCCGAAGATGCGATGGACGCCATGGACGGTGCGCTCCTGGATGGACGGGAGCTGCGCGTCCAGATGGCCCGGTATGGAAGACCCCCAGATTCCCACTACGGTGGAGGGCGGCGTGGAGGACCCACGCGGAGGTACGGGGGTTCTGGACGGCGAAGCAGAAGGTAAGAGTAAGATAGCAACTTTGAGTGGACACCGAAACCAGAATCCATAGAAGAATTCGGCTATTCAAGGTGGCCTTGGCCTACTGACCAATGCACAGaagtattgtattgtttttgctAACTAGCACGATCCACTCTACAATTCGTCATAAATCACATGTAACAAAAGCTACTGTGATACAGATTTTCTCTGTAAAGAACAAGCTGCTTGGTGGATCAAATCAATACTGAATTTACCAGGAGAACCTAATAAATTCATTATTGCACACCCGTTTTGTTCTGTTTGGTatacaatgagagagagacaattaGCCACGACTCGAGATGTTCTGAATAACAAGAgtttttcagttgtgttttcttaGGACATCTGATCTACCAATGTCAATTAATCCTGAGTTTAATATCTTATTAGCGACAAAGTAAACCCTAATGAAATCTGTATAAGGTGTCTCTTGGGTATCAAGGTGGCTCCGTTCAGGACTGCCATCCCAGGTCACAGTGTGTTCATTTCAGTGCCAGCTGTTTTAACACTGTAGATAACCCAACCCACTGAATGTATCCAGCTCTTCCCCCAGCCCAAGACACAGAAGACGCAGCAGATCCCGCAGCAGGAGCCGCTCTCGTTCTCGGAGCCGATCCCGCTCCAGCAGATCTAGGTCCCGTTCCTACTCCAGATCGAAGTCCCAC
This region includes:
- the srsf2b gene encoding serine/arginine-rich splicing factor 2b isoform X1, which codes for MSYGRPPPDVDGMTSLKVDNLTYRTSPETLRRVFEKYGRVGDVYIPRDRYTKESRGFAFVRFHDKRDAEDAMDAMDGALLDGRELRVQMARYGRPPDSHYGGGRRGGPTRRYGGSGRRSRSSSPSPRHRRRSRSRSRSRSRSRSRSRSSRSRSRSYSRSKSHSPRSKKTKAKSQSRSRSRSRSKSKSKSKSRSRSRTPSSKRGSRSRSKSQPKSAAENGGESP
- the srsf2b gene encoding serine/arginine-rich splicing factor 2b isoform X2; protein product: MSYGRPPPDVDGMTSLKVDNLTYRTSPETLRRVFEKYGRVGDVYIPRDRYTKESRGFAFVRFHDKRDAEDAMDAMDGALLDGRELRVQMARYGRPPDSHYGGGRRGGPTRRYGGSGRRSRSPRHRRRSRSRSRSRSRSRSRSRSSRSRSRSYSRSKSHSPRSKKTKAKSQSRSRSRSRSKSKSKSKSRSRSRTPSSKRGSRSRSKSQPKSAAENGGESP